Proteins from a genomic interval of Ptychodera flava strain L36383 unplaced genomic scaffold, AS_Pfla_20210202 Scaffold_108__1_contigs__length_254589_pilon, whole genome shotgun sequence:
- the LOC139126617 gene encoding tyrosine-protein kinase receptor Tie-1-like, translating to MQYLASKSFVHGELAAKTVLLSKDRRTCKLSNIGLRGDVEIEAIRVKEHHSRQPIRWFSPETVSSEEYSTMSDVWSFGVVLWEITTLGKTPYPTAKNVTKVREFISKGFRMKRPAYCDAKLYSVMTRCWSENKAERPSFSKLVIELEGMAKSSEVFIDVKKACSDTPDYKKAANEKCYETK from the exons ATGCAGTACCTAGCCTCTAAGTCG TTTGTGCACGGCGAACTTGCTGCAAAAACAGTTCTTTTATCAAAAGACCGGCGAacttgtaaattatcaaatattggtCTCAGAGGTGATGTGGAAATTGAAGCGATCAGAGTTAAAGAG cATCACAGCCGCCAGCCAATACGTTGGTTTTCACCGGAAACGGTCAGTTCAGAGGAATATTCAACAATGAGCGACGTCTGGTCCTTTGGTGTCGTACTGTGGGAGATTACTACGTTAG GTAAGACACCGTACCCAACTGCCAAAAACGTGACCAAAGTGAGGGAGTTCATTTCAAAGGGATTTCGAATGAAGAGACCAGCTTACTGTGACGCTAAACT GTACTCCGTCATGACGAGGTGCTGGTCGGAAAACAAAGCCGAGCGACCGTCCTTCTCCAAACTCGTCATTGAACTTGAAGGCATGGCTAAAAGCAGCGAG GTTTTCATAGACGTCAAAAAGGCGTGTTCCGACACTCCAGACTATAAGAAGGCAGCAAATGAAAAGTGTTACGAAACAAAGTGA